Proteins encoded together in one Nocardioides marinisabuli window:
- a CDS encoding glycoside hydrolase family 6 protein produces MPTSRSRCAALLVAAGLALTGLPPQAGADAPALAERDPRRTQGLFVDPLMPAAQQGPAYADIAKRAQALWLSNEYYPRDQVADVVRAYTSRAAQAGKTPMLVVYAIPDRDCGLYSSGGLPGADAYRSWVAEVAAGARGSKALVVVEPDAIGFYGHDECANGRERLLLLRSAVRKLSRAGAWVYLDAAHSGWTPYADRARLLKKAGVGLGRGISTNVANYRRLGQEKAYAETLLRSLRQDGVKGLRYVVDTSRNGARKPVDGDVTNPTWARLGKPPKLRFDGRFDGTLWVKHPGESDGPVNGGPSSGQWCDLLADRLLGRDDPGPGC; encoded by the coding sequence GTGCCCACCTCCCGCTCCCGGTGCGCGGCGCTCCTGGTCGCGGCCGGGCTCGCGCTGACCGGGCTCCCGCCCCAGGCCGGCGCCGACGCGCCCGCGCTGGCCGAGCGCGACCCCCGCAGGACCCAGGGGCTCTTCGTCGACCCGCTGATGCCCGCCGCCCAGCAGGGTCCGGCGTACGCCGACATCGCCAAGCGCGCCCAGGCGCTGTGGCTCTCCAACGAGTACTACCCGCGCGACCAGGTGGCCGACGTCGTGCGGGCCTACACCTCGCGCGCGGCGCAGGCCGGCAAGACGCCGATGCTGGTCGTCTACGCGATCCCCGACCGCGACTGCGGCCTGTACTCCTCCGGCGGCCTCCCCGGCGCCGACGCCTACCGCTCCTGGGTGGCCGAGGTCGCCGCCGGCGCCAGGGGCAGCAAGGCCCTGGTCGTCGTGGAGCCCGACGCGATCGGCTTCTACGGCCACGACGAGTGCGCCAACGGCCGCGAGCGGCTGCTGCTCCTGCGCAGCGCCGTGCGCAAGCTGAGCAGGGCCGGCGCCTGGGTCTACCTCGACGCCGCCCACTCCGGCTGGACGCCGTACGCCGACCGCGCGCGGCTGCTCAAGAAGGCCGGCGTCGGCCTGGGCCGCGGCATCAGCACCAACGTCGCCAACTACCGCCGGCTCGGCCAGGAGAAGGCCTACGCCGAGACGCTGCTGCGCTCGCTGCGCCAGGACGGCGTCAAGGGTCTGCGCTACGTCGTGGACACCTCGCGCAACGGCGCCCGCAAGCCCGTCGACGGCGACGTCACCAACCCGACCTGGGCGCGCCTGGGCAAGCCGCCGAAGCTGCGGTTCGACGGTCGCTTCGACGGCACGCTGTGGGTCAAGCACCCCGGCGAGTCGGACGGCCCGGTCAACGGCGGACCCTCGTCGGGGCAGTGGTGCGACCTGCTCGCCGACCGGCTGCTGGGCCGCGACGACCCGGGCCCCGGCTGCTGA